In the genome of Labrus bergylta chromosome 7, fLabBer1.1, whole genome shotgun sequence, the window TAATTGTTCTCCACCGATCAAAACATTGGGATCTTTCCCATCTTAAAAGCTTCCCCGATAAACCATACGTCAACACAGCCGTATCTTGATTGTCCGACTGCACTCGGCATACACGGCTCCTGCCAACTGAAAAGAGTCAGTCACGCAAGGGGCTCAGCTGAAAACAGAACCATGTGTGGGCTCGTAGTTAGCTGGCCTTAATACCAAAGAccctttcttctccctctcaaAGTTTTTTTCCAAATTACACAAccattaaataatttttttttgcaataaggAGTCTGGCAAACATAGGAAATGATATCATTAGAGGACTCTGTAATTGGTATCTCAGGTTTCtagacacacacaagcacacgtCTGAGTGTTTGTCTGCTGCAAAATAAACCTTATCCTCATAACTCAAGGTTGCTGGGTTGTTATGAAAAGCACAAATATTCAGTACAGTGTTTGAGTCCGACCTCACATCTTTCCTGTGCCTATGTGTCTCCTCTGTTTGGACTCACACAGCTTGCTTTTTAGCTGCAAAGCGTTGTGTCTTGCACTTAAAAAAATGAGTGTACTCATCTTTTCACCTGGCAGCAGATGGGAagagcacaaacacatttgttttcggtttcattttctgtaaatgctGCCGGCAACGctgttgttttgtctgtgaAACCCTCACATGCCCTTGTAAAGGACACAGATTCTGTGTGAAGAAGAATTATTTTCTCCCCTTCTGTTATATTTAATGAGTGAATGGTTTGTATGAGTAAAGGGGAGCAGAAGGAGGGATGTTTAATTCAAGACATCAACAAAGTGCCTTTCTTTATACAGAaaagagcccgaccgattaatcagccagccgatgACATCGGTCGATATTAGCTTAtccaagtgactatcggtatcggttGATTATATCGCAGATATGCAcagatattactcgatttatttttatcatttaatcatttaatctGAGTTATCTTAAACTAGCAGTCCTCTTTCACCAGCAGTGGGCGTTATATGGATTATAACAAgaatcatcactctccagagtgtcaagcgctgatgcacgtacatgctcatTTACTCTAGTTACTCTCTTACAATTTTACATCCTTAACATGCAATttggaaaacaaaactttaCTTGCCCTTCCATTAGATGTTTCAAacctgaccacacacacacacacacacacacacacacacacacacacacacacacacacacacacacacacacacacacacactgaggttgTCCAGACAGTGAGAAAACGCTGTAAAGgttaaataaaccaaaaacagaGTAAAAGGAAGAAAGCAGAACAGAAATCTGCTTCTTACTTTATCTAAACATCAGATAGAAGTAGAATAAGACGTGTTCTCTGCAGTCATTGTTTACATGCATATTAACCAGTTAATTCAGATAAACTGGGTCTCCATGGAGCAGGTCTAAATATTCACACCCGCTGTAATGATCCAGTGTATGATGTCTTTTAGATTTTGCCATTACCCCCTCCTGGTTAAATGTCTTAGTCCTGTCTCAGATGCCTGACGTTGTGACCGAGCCGCAGCGCAACATCTCAACCCTGCTCATGTTGTTTCATTCACTCATGAGGATTTTATAAAGGAACATCAGATCAGCCGACATCAACAGTGATAATCCCTCTCTTGTCAGAAACCTTTTTACATGATTACTGGCAGTGATCCAATCCTGCAACTGGATGTAAAGTGGAGCAAAACCAACCAGGCCACAGACGGGGATGGGGCTTTAACGTGCATCATTATCTGCTTGGATATGGAAAAAATGGGATTTCATAGAATTGTTATAGATTATGTATGAATACATTCACCTTACAGAAACTTGTAGAAAACAGCAGACGTATTCAGTGCTGTGTTCATTGAATGTTTTAGATTATTTCGATAATAACACCAATAAAAGAGTACCTGTTTGTTATCAACACGGAGGAGaaagcaaagacagaaagagagacttGTTGGATTTGTTGTCAGTGTGGTCCAATGCAGATGTAGctcagctcatgtgaaaggcggCTATTCATTAGACCAAGTCTCTCTGTTAACGACACATCGAGGCGCAATGAATAGAAATAGAATCTCATTAGCCTGAGACTTTTCATgtaatgaataaatgaacacCTCACAGCATTCATTCTTCAGTTATGTCAGATTAATGAGACTgagccactttttttttcattcatgagGATAGTATTCAAGGTATTGTCACTTCCTCGTTAGGGTGaatgatatatttatatatgcaTCAGGGCTGTCAGCGTTAACGCTTTAATCTCGATTAATTAAGTCCCCgcattaatgcattaatgttcatttttgataaaatgaccttactatatgatcagacattaaagaaacatgctatgttgaagtgctgggacggggggagacagctctctacaacgttttgaatttggactgcagtacccattttaaacactagttGTCAgacttacatattgctcctttaagcttTCGATAAGTATCGAGTTTGTTTTTCCGTAAttaagttaatgtcctcacCTTCGATTTACTGGaagttccttattttatttcaaaataaaagcaggtttggaGTCAATCAGGAAGTAAAGTATGTGAGAAACAGATAAATACCTTTCTCAATTGCACTAATACGTATTAAAATGCTCTGTCTTGAGGTGACCGTGTAGCTTAAAACAAAGACGAGGGAAGGACTTTTACCAAAGACAGATGAAATTGGTTGAATGACAAAATTGTTGTGTCATGAGAATGAGTTACTGAGTGTTTAAGGAGCCATAGAGAACCCAAACCAGAACAAAATGTAATGGTATAATGGTACACTGAGGCGAACATGTCAGTGTCGATGAGGTAGCATCATAAAGTCttaaagtgtttcttttctCGCCGGGTAAAAGGGAGTTTTATCTCACCACTGCTGCAAAAATGCCTGAATACTTCTGATGCAACAGTGGCCGGACCCTGTAACTTTAGGGAGTTTTTATTGGCAGTAAAATGAAGATCTGTCTTAAAAATGATTTCGACAAAGAGAGACGGTGACAGACTGGAAGAGGGAGATAAAACTGTACCAGGATGCAGTTCTGTACGTGAGTTGAACAATTGCAATTTATGCTCTTGTGACCTGATATTTAAAGGTCTCCCTCTGCATGGGTCTCAGTGCTTTGTTTCACAGGCTGATACCAACAATGGCCGTCCAGCCGAGCGTGACTTACTCATGTTTCGGGGGAGACAGGTGGCAGCGCTGCTTAGCCTTGAAGGCCTTTGTCAGTTTCTGCCAACTGTAATGTCAACCCCAGCTCCGTCCAGTCTCGCTTACTGCGAGCATGGCTGCTGTCTGTCATCCTGAGCTCTGACTGTCATTACCTGAGACGAGACATCAGGGATTAAGAACCTGCCTTCATCATTAGCTTCAGCTTTGCacaattttattttacaggagATTTTTTGTATTAGATTATTCTTATAAAAACAAAGCGCCATAATGCTCAACttgtcttatcttttttttttattattattatggatTAAGACAAAACAGTGCATGGAGCagggaaatcagagagagagagcgagagagagagagagagagagagagagagagagagagtggggaaggacatGTGGGTAAGGAgtcacaggctggattcaaacccgagCTGCATGCTTCGAGGACgacagcctctgaacatggggcgAGCAAACTAACCACTATAGGCCACCAGCGCGCCCAACTTGCATCGGTAGCTTTAATTTCTGTGGTCTTATGATCATATAACAGCCTCATGAAGGCTCACTCCATCATTTGTCTCTAAAACGCTGATGAAAGCCTAGAGATGTAATGTGTTCGTTTTCTTTAGATGCTTTTTCTCGACTCCTGACGCTTTTCTGCTGTATTTTCTATCGTTCTGAAAATAACATTCAGTTTTAACCTGGTAAAGAAGAGTTCAGGCTTCAGCAGACACCTTGTGAAAAGAGAGAATTGATTTGGCTTTCACATGTATTTGCACATCACAACCTTACTTTACATCCATGTTTATTATGTTAATTTGTGCTTAATTAAATCTTTTCTTACATGAATTAAACATGCAggtagtttttattattttcttcgCTGGTATTATTTTGGAAACGGGGTTAGTTTCTTGTTTAACTGTTTATCCTTCTATCCATTTATCTAACCCATACCCCATCATTCTCATCAGTATTAAAATGAGCTCACAGATAACAGTCTCTCTGTCAATtagctggatgttttgtcgtcCATTCACGCGTGTTTATCCGTCCTAAATGTGACTACAAAGGAATTAGGGTGTCGCTGTCGGGGGTGTGCTGAGACGAGATGACATTTTGGGGTCACTTGCCACAGAAAGACCTCAAACATCAGCGATTTTTTTTGGGGGACAATCACAACCTCCTAGAGAGTGCGTCTGCTTATTCTTTGTCTACTCTTTATATATcttttgcatgtttgtttttagcagaATGCAAACTCAAGTGCAGATCAGTAATCAGCTGCAGTAAATGGACATTCACATCAACCACTCACTAGTTGTTCCAAACCTCTCTTGGACTGAGAGAGCAGAGATTTTGATTCCAGTTCTCACATTGAGCTTTACGAGAATACAATTCTGTGGCTTCTCCTTTCCATGCTCAACTCCTGTGAGTATTTATATCTCCTTTTGCTAAACTATGAAATCAGGCCATCAATAAACTGCCTGTAAAGAGCTGGAAGAGTGGGGGGGAAGTTGTTTTGTCTGTAGAGActgcgctgtgtgtgtgtgtgtgtgtgtgtgtgtgtgtgtgtgtgtgtgtgtgtgtgtgtgtgtgtgtgtgtgtgtgtgtgtgtgtgtgtgtgtgtgtgtgtgtgtgtgtgtgtgcatctgccCAGCTGTGATACATCCCTGTGGGTTCAAACACTTGGCACAGCAGACAAAAATCTGTGTGGCAGTTTGGTGAATGTGCAGCACAGACGAGCCTTCAGAGAGACTTGGCTTTTCCTTTTCAAGTCCTTTCTGTTGGCTCTGTTATAATAGCATGTTGACTGAATTAAGGTACCAGTGTAGGCTGTAATTAAGTTGGGAGTTTTCTCCTGGGCCAACCAGAGGCAGTCTCCTCGTGTGAAGTGATGCAGTAAATTGAAGATGACACTCCAGAAGTATATTCTCTTTTATTCATGCTTTTTATAACTGATCTGTTCTGTGCTCCCACTGTTAAATATAGTCTTCTCCCTCAGCTGATTCTGcagctgttttcatgtgtgtgtgactctgcaGAGTCTTGGTACACTAcaaagagctgcagcagcaccagcagctgCTGAGTCACTATAAGCTTCTCCTGGCTTGCTCCTGGCAATGGCAATAATGGGCCTTTTGAAGTTCTGCTCTGATTAAGACCGACTGTCATCAACTAATTCAAGACATTCTGTCTGTGCTGAGATCTTTTAACTAGATTAATTCCTATTTTGCCCttgatgtgtctttttttatatgCGTAAACTCTCTATGCAGGcattatgatttattttgtttatttgcaaTACCAGGAATTGTAGCATCTCCTGCAATGTTAGCAGACACCTGAACCCATCTCCCttgatttgccttttttttattgtcaaggccacggagcccctgaagtcccataaagaaaaaaaacctttctacACACAAGATAATTACATTGTGCACACAATATATTAACATGTATGTGCGCACAACTTAATATCTTTTGCACACATACTTTTTGGGACTTTAGAGGCTCCGTAGAAGGCAACCATGTATCAAGGTCTGTCTTAGCAGGGCGGTGAAACTTCCTTTGCAGTTCTGAATATTCTTACAGAAAATGTATCAATGCATTTGAGCATAAAAGAGATGTGGGCTCATACCATTATAAAGAACTGTTAAAAGGACCATTACCATGAAATATTCACGAGGGATTCTGTTCCTTTCCATTCAGCTCATGATGCCTTTTTCATGCAAAGTAAGACCCTCACCATGTAGTGTAATCAACGCACTCCCCAAATTAAATCATGCATGATACACTGCGTTATGCAATATGGAGAAAAAGGCCTTTGGCATTCAAGCTAAGTTGGAAAGATGTTGCATAAGCCACATTTGCCATTTCTACATTTTGGCTGGTCTAATATCACCCTTGAGGACTTTACTGTTGAGGGTAAGAGGTAGAGTGGCTTCCTGATGAGCTGAAAATTGCACCATCCATCACTGGAAGGCCAGGCTTCATGAAAATCTATCAAGAGATATTCTCCCAAGGGTGCCAAAGCAAAAAGCCTAGGCCATCGCAAACAACCACTCCTTCATTTTGGACGTATGGTCAGTTTATGCAGTCAGCAGTTTATGCATGCCAGCATATTACTGTGGTCCAAAACTGGAAGTGAAGAGAAAACTGTTTCAGCTTTAAATATGATTCCACATTCTAGACTAGCATTTCTATTCTGCGATGGTTTCCTTACTCCCTCTAAAGGTCATTTTCCTCAGGGATTAATGGTTCCACTTTGAGCATTTATCAGAATTTTGATCAGGTCTGAGGATTTCTTCTCAGAAGTCAAAAACAGTAAATGTCAGATGAATACATTTCACGGGTTTCTTGTATGTGGGATACACAGTGAAACATGCTGGCTTGgtaatttgtgttttcaggtaAAGCAGCCTCAGTTTCATGGGTCTCAAATTTCCTCGTGTCTGTACTTAAAGGTCATATCATCTGTCCATAtagtattgattttttttctaaataaagacCAAGGTTAAATTTAATATCCTAAAGCAGCCACAGCTCTTCCTACAGATTCAGTCAAGTATCTTAAAGTGCTGTATGGTCTATTTATGATGTGACCTCTGCTCCAGAGGAGACCAGTGCTACAATGACGCATTTGCTGATGAATGGGTCAACAATAAAACGACCTTGTGAGCggattgaatatttttttatttcctcacaGATCAATTTCTATTTTAGCCATTCAGGGCACATGAAGTccaacacagttaaaaaaaagtaattccaTTGATGTAATGCCAATGTTAAAGTACAGTTCTTAAATATGGCTGCATGTGTGCAGCAAAGTCATGTttggtttcttcttctctctttctgctgctaCTCAGTCAAACTTGGCAATACTTTGATACTCTACAATACTGAGTGTTTTAAAGTGAtccaatctctgttattttaatgatcaatgGTGTTGAAATGTACCAAAGCCTTTTGAAAAGATACATATTTTCAATCatatttaaaagcaaaaactgTCGTGAGTGAGATACTGTTGCGTACTGAGATGTTGCCAACATAATTGTCCAATTTAGCTTGCATGCAATTTTTGGTAATTAAGAAAATATGCACTATTGGGGTTAgggttgtttttattgtatcgAATCAGGTATAGTAATAGCTAAATCCTAGCCACCAGACTATATTCAAAGTGATGATGATAAAAGATTGACAGGAGACCATGTGAATCAAAACAGCAtctcttaaactttttttattctgaagttGTGGATAAGCATGAACATTTAAACTCACTCATAAATCAGATTGAGTTTGTGTATGacagcagatttattttaatcCCGCTCCAGTGCCCACTCCTTGTAATTTTTCTCTTGTTTCAAGTCCATAAATCTTTCTGTCAGTCAATCACTAACTTTAGTGTTTCCTCCACTGCAGGTCAGTCTCTGTTGAACTCCACACACCATCCAATGAGATTTCTTGGAGATGTATCAAGTACAACCGGGTCACCACCATCAGCCTTACCAGCCTCACATCACACTGCCTTTGAGAGCCCAGACTCACCCGGTGCCCTGCCATCCACTCCTGAACCTAACCGTGAAGTCAGGACTGCTGACATTGAGCATTTTCAGTGGGAACCTGTTGCTTCTGAAAACTCCAAATCCGTCATGGCAAGTGACCTTGTTGCAGAAGAACCACATCCTCTTTCCACTCCATCATTAAACCCCTCTGAACCTGTGTTTAAGTCGAGTTCACAATTTGATGCAGCAGCtaatctctctgcagactggaAGCCGGCCAGGACAAATTCTGCCAAGCAATCTTCCCTTCTCTCCCCAACTCCTACAAGAGCCCACATTCAGCCTCAGTCAAATACATCAACATCGTCTTTAAGCCCTTCTGCTACCATAAGGTCCACAACAACTCAGCCTAGTCTGCATTCTCAGCAGGAAGCAACTTTTAGTGAGCAGCAGGATGTTGCATCAAATCAAGCACTGACGGCCTCCGAACCTGGTCAGCCTCTTGAGACCCCTGAACTGACTTTGGATGATTCTCTAGCTGATGAACCTTACCAGATAAGCCCCAGTATTGCCCCCTCTGAGGAGAACAAACAAGCTTATGACACCAACATGCAATACAACCCAGAAGAGTTTCTGGCCCCTGGCTACAATGTGCCTTTCATCGCCCCCCACACTAAATCGCCAACTGAGGTCCCTCCAGAGGACTTCTACCCATCCAACACCATGGAGCTGGACTGGGGGTCTGGAGACTACTTGGAGACAATGTCATTCCTAAATCCAGATGGTGAGGACTACTCTATGGTCACCAAGTTGCCCTCTGACTCGTACGATACTGAGGACTATACAGAAAGTTATGATACATCCTTTCCGTCCAGAGTGGGAATATCTCCATCGTCCTTGAATCATCTTCATGTCTCAACTTCTCTCAGCGTCATGACAGCATACAGCACCATCAATCCTACTAAATCCCTCAGTCCTTCTTATTTTTCATCTTCAATTCACTTTACACTCGAACCAACTCCCAGGATTAACAGTGATATACCTGAAGCATCGGACATAGATTGGCCTGATCCGTTCACGATTCAGCCGACGGATGTCCTCCTACCTGACATGAACAGCTTGGAGTATTACACCATTCAGTCGAACAAAGACGACAACGATTCAGATGCTAAAGCTGAACAAAGAGGGAACGTAACTGTGGTGTCCATCAGTGCTACTGATATGACACCCACAAATAGCCTCAACAATAACACCACACCGCCTGAGGATGAGTCCTCCAGTGATTCTTCTGGGTTCGAGCCTCATGACGAATCAACCACCGAGGAGAGTCCTCAGCTGGTCAATGTCTCTGAGGCCTCTGAGCCTTTTCTGGATCCTTCGATTGTCCCAAGCCACTTTTTTGatcccacctcctccacctggGGAAGTCAGATGTCCCCAACGTATCAGTCAGCCCCAACACTGACTGTTGGCCTTGATAGCATTGTATCAACAGAAGCTATGCTACCCACTGCCACGCCTTTGCTACCAGCCGATGTAATGTCATCTTCCTCTTTGACAGACGTCCATTGGTTTGTTACAGAATCATTCCTACAAAGTACTATACACACCACTCCTGTCTTAAGTGCAACCATAGCCTTCTCCCCTCTTCCCATTGAACCTGCTGCCAACACCACtgatacaacaacaaaagactCAACTCTTACGACTGAAGAAACTCTAAATATCACTGTGGTTTCAACTGAGCCCACATCTAATGTTTCTGTGGTCCCCCCGGTCGTTTTGAGCGATCAGGGGGTGACTGAAGATGGATTTGACATCTCAGCCACAATGACCTTTATCCCAACAAGCAGTGGAGCTAATACAGTTTCTGCTGTGCCCACAACTAAATCTGCCACCACTACTTCTCATCAAGACACAACTACAGTTCCTCCCACCACTGAGGCCTCAAGTAGTGTCAACATCATCTCTACCACCAGTGAAAAGACCACAACAATTACAGCTACAACATCGAGACAATACCTCTGCAGCCCGGAGAGGCCTTCTTATTTAGTCAAAATCGGTAAGTTTAACTTGCTTTTTGTATTATAAAATGTGACCTCAACTTTGATTTATATTTGAAATAATTAGCAAAAATCAGAATAATCAAAGAATGTGATAAGACCAACTGTTCTGATGCTTTCCTCTGAAGGGTTTCCTTCTGCGGCCACTATTGGATATGCCAAATCTCAAGTGAGAGACATACTGAAAGTGGAATTCAACAAGTCAGTGGAGCTGCAGGTAAATATATCTCAGCAGGGtcaaactttttattaatttaccTTACAAAAAGGAAGCACATGCAATGGCAGCGTAGACGCTCTGTGATGTAAAATACGCTCTCTGTctatgttggtgtgtgttgttgtgttgtgtatgtactatatttgtgaatgtgtgtgtacattacaGTTGTGCATTTGAACCATGGAGGCCAGACCACTTCCTGTGTTTCATATCAGTAGTTCAGATGTAAACACTCCACAAGAGTGGTCACATCAAGATCCACAAGACTGAGTTGACCTTTAAAAACCATCAGCTGCTTACTCAACACAAACCACTGAGCTTAAAGAATAAAACCAATAAGTGATTGGTACCACAAGTGATTCATCTGTCTTCTTTCCCTGTGAAGGTTGTGGATCCCCCACCAAAGTTTGTGTTTCGGGTGGTATCTGGTCCGGTTGTATACACAGCCGTATCTGTCATCAATGCTCTGCGAAGGTCTGGGCGCCGcttcctgtctgtgtctccAAACTGGACAACACCAGATCGTAAATATCAGATCCACACAGGTAAATTACCTTTCAGTAAACTGTCTAGATAGATCAAGTTTAAATACTCAGGTTAATCACAAACTAATCTAAAACGGTGACTAGCTAAGACTATAATTGTCTTCGCTCCGCCCAGTGCTGCAGTTTGTTCCCAGTCACATTGATGTGCGCCACTGCAACTTCAGTGAGAGCGTAGAGAAAGGTTTGACCATGGCCTTCGCAGAAGTACGCCGGCGCTCAAAGGAATCAACCAACTTCACAGTGCAGGTGAGTGGGACCAGGATCCAGGGAAGACTGATTAGCCTCAAACTTGCATTCAACCTGATGAGGATATTTTCATAAAATTGCTAATTACATGTTGACCTGAAGCCCAAAGCTCAATAACGTATGGGTAAATAGCTGCAAACCAAAATTATCATATTACCCTTCTGTTGAAAATGGTAAAGCTGATCAGTTCTTTACCGTTTGTGAAAGACTGAATTTTGTTTGCTAACTAATCTGACCTCAGAGCTCCTCCAGTCACTTCACCAGTTGATGCCAGCTGAAGGGGGTTGAGAAGGCTTACTATGATTATGATATACGTAAGCAAATAGGAGCTGTCATGTTCAGTCACGTTgagtattttgtatttaagtGAACGAGTGGTGACAGAAAAGGTTGCCTTTGGAGTCAACAGAAAGCTATTTTTTCCAAATAATTAATCGCTGAACAACCTAAATAACTCGAAATCGCCGATTTTCTTAATCGCCTATCCTTCTCCATTGCTGCTCCCACCcactggaactcactcccaaaaaacattagagactcccccacactcacttccttcaagaaatccctaaaaactatCCTCTTCAACATCGCCTACAACTCCCATCCTCCTCCCTCTACATTATTTCTTCGTTGTACTGTCCTtgtcatctttgttttgtttttgttataattACTTGTCAGAGCGTCTTTGAGTATCTAGAAAAGCGCTGTATAagactcatttattattattattattatggttaCATCATCATAGGAGGCATCATAGCCAAAACACCACTTAACCCCATTTATATTCCTCAGTTCTCACTGTTGGATAACATCCTGACAAAATGCCCCGAGCACCTCAATCGGCTCTTTTCAACCAAGAGAAGTACATGCTACACTCATTCAAACTAGCTTTTTATGTTTGAGCACAGACAGTGAGCAAAAGAAGCTGATCTCAATGTTTCAGTCACTGCACAGAGGATATGACCGTACAGATAGTCCATGTACCTTCATCTTCATCTATGATGTCACTGCTACGTGATCTCTTCTGGTGTATGACCGATACAGCACCAGTCATCCTGTCTACCACACTCTTAGTCTTACTATCACTCCCCAGGTTCATGCTCTAGTTGTTGAGTATTAAATGAGCTTTCACTTTGTTAGTAGAAAGCTTATTCGATATTTGTTTTAGTTGGCTTCTATAGAGTTGTGTGTAAACCTGTTACACTGCTGCCCGTATTATAGGCTTAAAGTTTGAATACATTTAGCACAGAAATGTTTTATGGAGGACTGGCAAACTGCCCTCGGCCACACTTTGCGTTCTACTTTCAAATCGTTGAAGCCAATAACAATCTGATTTTTTAATTGTAACTCTTTTAGAGGCTAAACAAGCTTTCCCAGAAACAtccaaaaagaagaagttttgTAAATTGAGCTGTGTAACCTGAATCTGATGAACACAACATCTCTGTCCGATTCTTCTTTAGATCGTAAACATCACCTCGGCTGCTCCTAAGTATCAGGATCGACGGCTGGTGAGGCAGCCGGTGGACATCACCTTCACTGTGCGCGGGTCAAAAGGTTACCTGATGGGCTCAGAGGTCAGTAACGCTCTGATGAAGCTCACGATGGTGGAATTCAGCTATTACATGGCCTTTCCCGTCCTGCAGATAGCAGAGCGTGAGTACCACTCTGCTGTTCCTGCTTGCCTGTTATCGATGTTgctttctgagtgttttctgaTACTTATTTGCTGTCAACTAAAGGCCAAACAACTTCCTAATTCTTTCC includes:
- the si:ch211-1e14.1 gene encoding UPF0606 protein KIAA1549 isoform X3, whose product is MAGLVSCVGLVVMLEALVHARSQRAVFLGITALVSVITADSPVAGQSLLNSTHHPMRFLGDVSSTTGSPPSALPASHHTAFESPDSPGALPSTPEPNREVRTADIEHFQWEPVASENSKSVMASDLVAEEPHPLSTPSLNPSEPVFKSSSQFDAAANLSADWKPARTNSAKQSSLLSPTPTRAHIQPQSNTSTSSLSPSATIRSTTTQPSLHSQQEATFSEQQDVASNQALTASEPGQPLETPELTLDDSLADEPYQISPSIAPSEENKQAYDTNMQYNPEEFLAPGYNVPFIAPHTKSPTEVPPEDFYPSNTMELDWGSGDYLETMSFLNPDGEDYSMVTKLPSDSYDTEDYTESYDTSFPSRVGISPSSLNHLHVSTSLSVMTAYSTINPTKSLSPSYFSSSIHFTLEPTPRINSDIPEASDIDWPDPFTIQPTDVLLPDMNSLEYYTIQSNKDDNDSDAKAEQRGNVTVVSISATDMTPTNSLNNNTTPPEDESSSDSSGFEPHDESTTEESPQLVNVSEASEPFLDPSIVPSHFFDPTSSTWGSQMSPTYQSAPTLTVGLDSIVSTEAMLPTATPLLPADVMSSSSLTDVHWFVTESFLQSTIHTTPVLSATIAFSPLPIEPAANTTDTTTKDSTLTTEETLNITVVSTEPTSNVSVVPPVVLSDQGVTEDGFDISATMTFIPTSSGANTVSAVPTTKSATTTSHQDTTTVPPTTEASSSVNIISTTSEKTTTITATTSRQYLCSPERPSYLVKIGFPSAATIGYAKSQVRDILKVEFNKSVELQVVDPPPKFVFRVVSGPVVYTAVSVINALRRSGRRFLSVSPNWTTPDRKYQIHTVLQFVPSHIDVRHCNFSESVEKGLTMAFAEVRRRSKESTNFTVQIVNITSAAPKYQDRRLVRQPVDITFTVRGSKGYLMGSEVSNALMKLTMVEFSYYMAFPVLQIAEPFHYPELNTSHLLRSSWIKTVLLGVMDEKVGERTFQASMERRVAMLLGEAMGLVRRVKRATTVGNSSVQVVSASRLVGADNPLEVVYFVESPSGQRMPADQAADLLNSLDVQRAAIVLGYRVQGILAQPVEKVASSPTDTENTNVWIVIGVVIPLIVVLVIISILYWKLCRTDKLEFQPDAMTSIQQRQKLQAPSVKGFDFAKLHLGQQSKDDVMVIQEPVPPGLGSGPLPVSIKDGLSQSENGEIPTPQSKTSVSSTKASRSSRRRERISPSDGDSVVSDHSSERESNEENLRGHGTPNDSKQTRKVPINVLNGKNRIGPPPMNGTNKQLSSASIFEHVDRMSRAADASRRLPNKIQLIAMQPMPVPPLHSPPINGKLSNTNQINKEIQVALRHKSEIEHHRNKIRLRAKRKGHYDFPAMEEVTGGLGDTKDQDCIYQKAQTQIDKILDPDTQMPAIFMQSKKSVRGRRSPKMRMKEQLNGGMMEADKDHLITEDNDAAYRKCPGVNNVAYVSDPDQGPGSPHRSPSPTDDVFLGPASSPPGHAPPPPPYMPPQPSIEEARQQMHSLLDDAFALVSPTSQGSTAGITLPGVNNNNPPASSPPGRSPRPWGPSYQSLGPYTGRFPELSLPPPSVQGLTPRQGLGSSYLPPGEPAGTCEQIQPDSLYSSRGLYSDELSSSARPRPVGGTTGAQLHHLAQVGLSSRMNGYPAGLRAAPGQNGGIGWNHYHDEHFSRIEPEKEGTPRSVIREPSAPPAHLDTSSVSYLSAPPPLDTSPPTHSSASLIKAIREELLRLSQKQAAVSSYHG